One window of Saccharopolyspora phatthalungensis genomic DNA carries:
- the trpA gene encoding tryptophan synthase subunit alpha yields MSRIAEAFATARSRGELALVPYLTSGYPNTTETVDLVRAAVDGGADVIEFGVPFSDPMGDGRVIQEASQVALAGGMTLTGTLEQVSATRAAGVTTPIALMGYLNPFLRYGVKQLFADAAEAGVDGFIVPDLPPDAAGFTEKWIEQATASGVDLVFFAAPGSSPQRLAAAGAATGGFLYCLATDGVTGAREDLDERLPAYLARVRAATDAALAVGFGISHPRHVAALRGLTDGVIVGSALLREIAATGNAEGRRAAVTRLVGELKAAGL; encoded by the coding sequence ATGTCCAGGATCGCTGAAGCGTTCGCCACCGCCCGCAGCCGGGGCGAACTCGCGCTGGTGCCGTACCTGACCTCGGGTTACCCGAACACGACAGAGACGGTCGACCTGGTCCGGGCGGCGGTGGACGGCGGTGCCGATGTCATCGAGTTCGGCGTGCCCTTCTCCGACCCGATGGGCGATGGCCGGGTCATCCAGGAGGCGAGCCAGGTCGCACTGGCCGGGGGTATGACCCTGACGGGCACCCTGGAGCAGGTCTCGGCAACCAGGGCGGCGGGGGTGACCACTCCGATCGCGCTGATGGGGTATCTCAACCCGTTCCTGCGTTATGGGGTGAAACAGCTGTTCGCCGACGCCGCCGAGGCGGGAGTGGACGGCTTCATCGTGCCGGACCTGCCGCCCGACGCCGCCGGGTTTACCGAGAAGTGGATCGAGCAGGCGACCGCCTCAGGCGTCGACCTGGTGTTTTTCGCGGCCCCGGGCAGCAGCCCACAGCGGCTTGCCGCAGCCGGGGCGGCGACCGGCGGATTCCTGTACTGCCTGGCCACCGACGGGGTGACCGGGGCACGCGAGGACCTCGACGAGCGGCTACCCGCCTATCTCGCGAGGGTGCGCGCGGCCACCGACGCCGCGTTGGCCGTGGGCTTCGGTATCTCCCACCCACGGCATGTGGCGGCGCTGCGGGGACTCACCGACGGCGTCATCGTCGGCAGTGCGCTATTGCGGGAGATCGCGGCCACTGGGAACGCCGAAGGGCGGCGCGCGGCGGTGACCCGGCTGGTCGGTGAGCTGAAGGCAGCGGGCCTATGA
- a CDS encoding Gfo/Idh/MocA family protein: MSVLRPVLIGYGHAGRDLHHRSLRTLGLAENVLVVDPLRPDRLAPGTRWLPDLPSALAELSDASAGIFHVLTPVDQHLPVTRALLTAGASRVILEKPITATFDEAVELAQLTSRADVAPVSVWPASRITERVRELLAAGRIGELTELHFEQSKPRFRRSMRHCGHRSAFEVELPHQVLLALHLAGAVEELVEARAWDSPLCSPLGGAVMVLRHASGATSTLVSDLTSPVRIRRLRLTGTAGEIVADYPVGSEDDFGQVRVVGEDREVLVDAPLTQFIERVYAHAAGVGPPPLAPLSDHVSVIALLERAAAMSSSRRTVAC, encoded by the coding sequence ATGAGTGTGTTGCGACCGGTCCTGATCGGATACGGGCACGCGGGCCGGGACCTGCACCACCGCAGTCTGCGCACCCTCGGCCTGGCTGAGAACGTGCTGGTGGTCGACCCCCTGCGCCCGGACCGGCTGGCGCCCGGCACGCGCTGGCTGCCGGACCTGCCCAGTGCCCTGGCGGAGCTGTCGGATGCAAGCGCGGGGATCTTCCACGTGCTGACCCCGGTCGACCAGCACCTGCCGGTCACCAGGGCGCTGCTCACGGCCGGGGCCAGCCGGGTGATCTTGGAGAAACCCATCACCGCAACCTTCGACGAGGCGGTGGAGCTCGCCCAGCTGACCAGCAGAGCCGATGTCGCGCCTGTCAGCGTGTGGCCGGCCAGCCGCATCACCGAGCGGGTGCGGGAGCTGCTCGCCGCAGGCCGGATCGGCGAGCTGACCGAGCTGCACTTCGAGCAGAGCAAGCCAAGGTTCCGGCGCAGTATGCGCCACTGCGGCCACCGCAGCGCGTTCGAGGTCGAGCTGCCGCACCAGGTGTTACTCGCGCTGCACCTCGCGGGCGCGGTGGAGGAGCTGGTGGAGGCCCGAGCCTGGGACAGTCCACTGTGCAGCCCGCTGGGCGGGGCGGTGATGGTGCTGCGCCACGCCAGCGGGGCGACCAGCACCCTGGTCAGCGACCTGACCTCGCCCGTGCGGATCCGCAGACTGCGGCTGACCGGCACGGCCGGGGAGATCGTCGCCGACTATCCGGTGGGTTCCGAGGATGACTTCGGGCAGGTCCGCGTGGTGGGGGAGGACCGCGAAGTGCTTGTGGACGCCCCGCTGACCCAGTTCATCGAGCGTGTTTACGCGCACGCCGCCGGGGTGGGGCCACCGCCACTGGCCCCGCTATCCGATCACGTCAGCGTAATCGCCCTGCTGGAACGGGCAGCGGCCATGTCGAGCTCAAGGAGAACCGTGGCGTGTTGA
- a CDS encoding DegT/DnrJ/EryC1/StrS family aminotransferase, with the protein MLIPIPFYSCADSVRRNWESLERRVRAVADSGRFTSGPMVAELETAIAAYTGAKHAVACNNGTDALILMLKAAGIGPGDEVIVPAYTFFATVSSVLRVGAEPVIVDVLPGSYAMDPERAAAAIGPRTKAIMPAHMFSQTADLVALTELAAQHGLRLLEDSAEAIGMWVNGRHAGLWGRAGVLSFFPTKTLGGIGDAGMLITDDAELAAEVRRRRCHGQATDGAYVYEVLGWNSRCDELQAAVLLSRLETLDAEIERRAALAARYTERLAAVVDTPWLAPAKSPSNQVWYVYLIESDRRDALVEHLDAHGVGTEVYYPRSLSEQPALRDLPGASLPTPVATVASRRAVGLPLYPDLTDAQVDRVCALITDFHQGGTR; encoded by the coding sequence GTGTTGATACCGATCCCTTTCTATTCCTGCGCCGATTCGGTGCGCCGCAATTGGGAATCGCTTGAGCGGCGAGTGCGGGCGGTGGCCGACAGCGGGCGGTTCACCTCCGGTCCGATGGTCGCGGAGCTGGAGACGGCCATCGCCGCCTACACCGGTGCCAAGCATGCCGTGGCCTGCAACAACGGCACCGACGCGCTGATACTCATGCTGAAGGCGGCCGGCATAGGCCCCGGCGACGAGGTGATCGTGCCCGCCTACACCTTCTTTGCCACCGTGTCCTCGGTGCTGCGGGTCGGCGCCGAGCCGGTGATCGTGGACGTGCTGCCCGGGTCCTACGCGATGGATCCGGAACGGGCGGCTGCCGCGATCGGCCCGCGTACCAAGGCGATCATGCCCGCGCACATGTTCAGCCAGACCGCCGACCTGGTCGCGTTGACTGAACTGGCCGCCCAGCACGGCCTTCGGCTACTGGAGGACAGCGCGGAAGCGATCGGGATGTGGGTCAACGGCAGGCACGCGGGCCTGTGGGGCCGGGCAGGCGTGCTGTCCTTCTTCCCGACGAAGACCCTTGGCGGCATCGGGGATGCCGGCATGCTGATCACCGATGATGCCGAGCTGGCCGCCGAGGTACGCCGGAGGCGGTGCCACGGCCAGGCCACCGACGGGGCGTATGTCTACGAGGTGCTGGGCTGGAACAGCCGGTGCGACGAGTTGCAGGCCGCGGTGTTGCTCAGCCGCCTGGAAACTCTGGACGCGGAGATCGAACGCCGGGCCGCGCTCGCTGCCCGCTACACCGAGCGGCTGGCGGCAGTGGTGGACACTCCGTGGCTGGCTCCGGCGAAGTCGCCCAGCAACCAGGTCTGGTACGTGTACCTGATCGAGTCTGACCGGCGTGACGCGTTGGTCGAGCACCTCGACGCGCATGGGGTCGGCACCGAGGTGTACTACCCGCGGTCGCTGTCCGAGCAGCCCGCGTTGCGGGATTTGCCGGGAGCGAGCCTGCCCACACCTGTCGCGACCGTCGCCAGCAGGCGTGCGGTGGGTCTGCCGTTGTATCCGGACCTCACCGACGCTCAGGTCGACCGTGTCTGCGCGCTGATCACCGATTTTCACCAGGGGGGCACGCGATGA
- a CDS encoding DegT/DnrJ/EryC1/StrS family aminotransferase, translating to MSAVSFHGWPQRYAAEADLVVDLVREVGESGEFILKSKVAALEQEIAAALGARHAVACASGTGALTLILAALGIGNGDEVVTPAFSFISSASTIALAGARPAFADVDERTFTLDPAAARAAISPSTAALLPAHLFSCMADMPTLREIADGRGLRLIEDSAVSFGAVVGGVPAGKHGDAGVFSFFPGKPLGGIGDAGMVVTDDDDLALRARVLRNHGQRPGQRFLHELVGFNCRMDELSAGYLLHVLPRHQQVLEARRERAGWYTERLNSLAPDLVLPPQDYTGRAVYTFVVRARSRTALREHLAERGIETMIYYPMPLHLQPVFGGLGHRQGEFPVAERLAQEVLALPLRPDLGRDDIDRVCDAIQAFYGGGA from the coding sequence ATGAGTGCGGTGTCGTTTCACGGCTGGCCGCAGCGCTACGCCGCAGAGGCTGACCTCGTCGTCGATCTCGTGCGGGAGGTCGGCGAGTCCGGCGAGTTCATCCTGAAGTCCAAGGTCGCCGCGCTGGAGCAGGAGATCGCCGCCGCACTGGGGGCGCGGCACGCAGTGGCCTGTGCTAGCGGGACGGGTGCGCTGACGTTGATCCTGGCCGCACTGGGGATCGGCAACGGCGATGAGGTGGTGACGCCCGCGTTCTCCTTCATCTCCTCGGCGAGCACCATCGCCCTGGCCGGTGCCCGGCCGGCGTTCGCCGATGTGGACGAACGCACTTTCACCCTGGACCCGGCTGCCGCGCGCGCGGCGATCAGCCCGTCCACGGCCGCGCTGCTGCCCGCGCACCTGTTCTCCTGCATGGCCGACATGCCCACGCTGCGGGAGATCGCGGACGGCCGGGGGTTGCGGCTCATTGAGGACAGCGCGGTCAGTTTCGGTGCCGTCGTCGGCGGTGTTCCGGCTGGGAAACACGGCGACGCCGGGGTGTTCTCCTTCTTCCCCGGCAAGCCACTCGGCGGGATCGGGGACGCGGGCATGGTCGTCACCGACGACGATGACCTGGCACTGAGGGCGCGGGTGCTGCGCAACCACGGTCAGCGACCCGGCCAGCGATTCCTGCACGAGCTGGTCGGCTTCAACTGCAGGATGGATGAGCTCAGTGCCGGGTACCTGCTGCACGTTCTTCCTCGGCATCAGCAGGTGCTGGAAGCCCGGCGGGAACGGGCGGGCTGGTATACCGAACGGCTCAACTCGCTGGCCCCGGATCTGGTGCTGCCGCCGCAGGACTACACCGGACGGGCTGTCTACACGTTCGTGGTCCGTGCCCGGTCGCGTACCGCGTTGCGGGAGCACCTTGCTGAGCGGGGCATCGAGACGATGATCTACTACCCGATGCCGCTGCACCTACAGCCGGTATTCGGGGGCCTGGGGCACCGGCAGGGCGAGTTCCCGGTGGCCGAACGGCTGGCGCAGGAGGTTCTCGCGCTGCCGTTGCGGCCGGACCTGGGCCGCGACGACATCGATCGGGTCTGCGACGCGATCCAGGCGTTTTACGGCGGTGGCGCGTGA
- a CDS encoding sugar phosphate isomerase/epimerase family protein has translation MIERLCGIGDEAAPGLLRQIAVHRELGLTGLELRTIDGVGIHELSDAQADAAAEAVEAAGLTVPVVATPLGSWAVTVGVSDESEADVLRRAARNAARFDCRRLRIMSYPNDGRGAAQWRAEAIRKVRLLAELAAELNVTLLHENCNGWAGSSAARSLELLSEVDGLRLLFDIGNGIAYGYPSLPFLRDVLPYVDHVHVKDGHTEQGRAVFGWPGQGQAQLTDCLRVLRESGYQGWYSVEPHIAKIPHLGVTGDPELMTAGYIDYVRRLEKVATA, from the coding sequence GTGATCGAACGTCTCTGTGGCATCGGGGACGAGGCGGCGCCGGGCCTGCTGCGGCAAATCGCGGTGCACCGTGAGCTCGGGCTGACCGGCCTGGAACTGCGCACCATCGACGGAGTGGGGATCCACGAACTGAGCGACGCCCAGGCGGATGCCGCCGCGGAGGCGGTGGAGGCGGCCGGTCTTACGGTGCCCGTGGTGGCCACTCCGCTGGGCAGCTGGGCGGTCACCGTCGGCGTGTCCGACGAGTCCGAGGCCGACGTACTACGCCGGGCAGCCCGCAACGCCGCCCGATTCGACTGCCGCAGGCTGCGGATCATGTCCTACCCGAACGACGGTCGCGGTGCGGCGCAGTGGCGGGCGGAGGCCATCCGCAAGGTGCGTCTGCTCGCCGAGTTGGCCGCCGAGCTGAATGTGACGCTGCTGCACGAGAACTGCAACGGGTGGGCGGGGAGCAGCGCGGCACGCTCCCTAGAACTTTTGTCCGAAGTGGACGGTCTGCGGCTGTTGTTCGACATCGGCAACGGGATCGCCTACGGCTACCCCTCGCTGCCCTTCCTACGAGACGTGCTGCCCTACGTCGACCACGTGCACGTCAAGGACGGCCACACCGAGCAGGGCAGGGCGGTGTTCGGCTGGCCTGGCCAGGGCCAGGCGCAACTGACCGACTGCCTGCGGGTGCTGCGCGAGTCCGGCTATCAGGGCTGGTACAGCGTGGAACCGCACATCGCGAAGATCCCGCACCTGGGTGTCACCGGGGATCCGGAGCTGATGACGGCGGGGTACATCGACTACGTCCGCCGCCTGGAAAAGGTGGCGACGGCATGA
- a CDS encoding M20 family metallopeptidase — MNGKDLDWLLELMAIPTVSPLEGGDLSGFVTAQQSFIEGALARGWQVRRHDHPPLADVLRADLPQQVRAVATAELLAAQPSVVVGFGGPQPVARRIVLNFHMDTVGPHVPPRLDGEVLRGRGAVDDKGPGVAALAGITAAFDRAPWLAEHIEVQVASVPGEEGGAMGVYGTRWLVESGCVGRLMLFAEPTGGRVFDACSAAMTPMLSVHGEDSTDDHPARGHNATVALGFLACRLAEELGPLAEKLGAKVCVAGVHSGTEHNRVYGSGELRLNIAYYDEQSATALAAEVQRVADNAGEEFAARFRDNPVTCRLLADWSTTVRLTWLKRGLPALANRDPEMEALLGTAGFPRHDAIADGSAFTCDAIWAPAPGRYVAACGPGDLDANGAHTPDEHVALGELSRYADHCRDLVLAFGAHVRNTELEGTT; from the coding sequence ATGAATGGCAAGGATCTGGACTGGTTGCTCGAGTTGATGGCGATCCCGACGGTTAGCCCGTTGGAAGGCGGTGACCTCAGCGGGTTCGTCACCGCGCAGCAGTCGTTCATCGAGGGGGCGCTGGCCCGGGGATGGCAGGTCCGGCGCCACGATCACCCACCGCTGGCCGATGTGCTGCGCGCGGATCTGCCGCAGCAGGTACGCGCGGTGGCCACGGCGGAGTTGCTGGCCGCGCAGCCGTCGGTGGTGGTGGGGTTCGGCGGTCCGCAACCGGTGGCGCGGCGGATCGTCCTCAACTTCCATATGGACACCGTGGGCCCGCATGTGCCACCTCGCCTGGACGGGGAGGTGCTTCGGGGGCGCGGCGCCGTCGATGACAAGGGCCCCGGGGTGGCCGCGCTGGCCGGGATCACCGCCGCCTTCGACCGGGCGCCGTGGCTGGCCGAGCACATCGAGGTGCAGGTGGCCAGCGTGCCCGGCGAGGAAGGCGGCGCGATGGGGGTCTACGGTACCCGCTGGCTCGTCGAATCCGGGTGTGTGGGCCGGCTGATGCTATTCGCCGAACCCACCGGCGGCCGGGTCTTCGACGCCTGTAGCGCCGCGATGACCCCCATGCTGTCGGTGCACGGTGAGGACAGCACCGATGACCATCCTGCGCGCGGGCACAACGCCACCGTCGCCCTGGGGTTCCTGGCCTGCCGGCTGGCCGAGGAGTTGGGGCCGCTCGCGGAGAAGCTCGGCGCGAAGGTCTGTGTGGCCGGGGTACACAGCGGCACCGAACACAACCGGGTCTATGGCAGCGGCGAGTTGCGGCTGAACATCGCCTACTACGACGAGCAGTCGGCCACCGCGCTGGCCGCCGAGGTGCAGCGAGTAGCCGACAACGCCGGGGAAGAGTTCGCCGCTCGCTTCCGGGACAACCCGGTGACATGCAGGCTGCTCGCCGACTGGTCGACGACTGTGCGGCTGACCTGGCTCAAGCGCGGTCTGCCCGCCCTGGCCAACCGGGACCCGGAGATGGAGGCATTGCTGGGCACGGCCGGCTTCCCGCGCCACGACGCCATCGCCGACGGGTCGGCCTTCACCTGCGACGCCATCTGGGCGCCGGCCCCGGGGCGCTACGTCGCGGCCTGCGGTCCTGGTGACCTGGACGCCAACGGGGCGCACACCCCCGACGAACACGTTGCACTCGGCGAACTCAGTCGGTATGCGGATCACTGCCGTGATCTGGTGCTGGCTTTCGGCGCGCACGTACGTAACACCGAACTGGAGGGAACCACATGA
- a CDS encoding Ldh family oxidoreductase, giving the protein MTVHIKAASLRGFVVEVFRACGLDPESARTAADVVCYADEHGFTTHGTNALANIYAPRLRDGRIAAAARPEVVSDTGAVAVVDGNGGLGLLAMTAATDLAGRKARTQGIGMVAVRGSNHFGSAGFYAQRLTEQGLIGMALTNCGPQGVAPPLGGALRMLGTNPLSAAVPSGEHPPFVLDMSTTVVATGKIQAAQLRGEDVPPGWLYSRNGAVVTNPARYYEGTADVAWLGGPLATGGAKGFGLGLLVDILCGPLAGAAFGPNRQVLGGGMPQADSNVGHVAIAIDPAAFGTASAFTSGMDELLSTVRACPPAVDGRPVTYPGAPEAARAARSLAEGVELPDAVATRLRALAAELSVAEPAGLVSVAAA; this is encoded by the coding sequence ATGACCGTCCACATCAAGGCAGCGAGCCTGCGCGGGTTCGTGGTGGAGGTGTTCCGGGCCTGCGGCTTGGACCCGGAATCGGCGCGGACCGCAGCGGACGTGGTCTGTTATGCCGACGAGCACGGCTTCACCACGCACGGAACCAACGCGCTGGCCAACATCTACGCACCCCGGCTGCGCGACGGCCGGATCGCCGCGGCCGCCCGGCCCGAGGTGGTCAGTGACACCGGCGCGGTCGCCGTGGTCGACGGCAATGGGGGACTGGGGCTGCTCGCCATGACCGCGGCCACCGACCTCGCCGGGCGCAAGGCCAGGACCCAGGGCATCGGCATGGTCGCTGTGCGCGGCAGCAACCACTTCGGCAGCGCGGGGTTCTACGCGCAGCGGCTCACCGAGCAGGGCCTGATCGGTATGGCCCTGACCAACTGCGGCCCGCAGGGGGTGGCCCCGCCGCTGGGGGGCGCGCTGCGGATGCTGGGCACTAACCCGCTGTCGGCCGCCGTTCCCTCCGGTGAGCACCCGCCGTTCGTGCTGGACATGAGCACCACGGTGGTGGCCACGGGCAAGATCCAGGCCGCCCAGCTGCGCGGGGAAGACGTGCCGCCCGGCTGGCTCTACAGCCGGAACGGGGCGGTGGTCACCAACCCGGCCCGCTACTACGAAGGCACCGCCGACGTGGCCTGGCTGGGCGGTCCGCTGGCCACCGGCGGGGCCAAGGGATTCGGGCTGGGGCTGCTGGTGGACATCCTGTGCGGCCCGCTGGCCGGTGCCGCCTTCGGGCCGAACCGTCAGGTTTTGGGGGGCGGAATGCCGCAGGCCGACAGCAATGTCGGGCATGTGGCCATCGCCATCGACCCGGCCGCGTTCGGCACCGCATCCGCCTTCACCTCCGGGATGGACGAACTGCTGAGCACCGTCCGCGCCTGCCCGCCAGCGGTGGACGGCCGGCCGGTCACCTACCCCGGTGCCCCGGAAGCCGCGCGGGCGGCCCGGTCGCTGGCCGAGGGCGTCGAACTGCCGGACGCCGTGGCCACCAGGCTGCGGGCCCTCGCCGCAGAGCTGTCCGTCGCCGAGCCGGCCGGGCTCGTCTCGGTGGCGGCGGCATGA
- a CDS encoding Gfo/Idh/MocA family protein, which produces MKLAVIGLGAIAPYFVSAIDRDPTLTLAAVCDLDDMKLMSWRQNGVATFTDYRELLDSGLIDGVVITLPNDLHAEVACAALAKGVAVCCEKPMAVTVEEAARMVDVANRSETVLFTAFHRRYNRHLLDLAARLPADHSRIAHVVHRYQENIEEHTGGDAWYLDLARCGGGCVIDNGPNALDAVRYLLGDLRLVDATIGDVRSGNEFYAELDLRSASGVAVRVELDWALPTGEVKDIEVHLHDGTVLGADLLAGYTEFKSSLEHEYSGILTAFREAVAEGRTYRDPGPDVVALVAHAYKVARTKETRQRMVAKKDCSAAMVKLLFHTRDDRGMKLSPWGSRCVSAGEIHELVTTTDRPVREGERVDNVGFLGFAEFLQATVLERGDEVWLGGDQRLGKIIGFDECHFPNHYNVLIEVPALVTAADLDLRPGDAIHVQRGSQ; this is translated from the coding sequence ATGAAACTCGCCGTTATCGGACTCGGCGCCATCGCGCCGTATTTCGTATCCGCCATCGACCGGGACCCGACCCTGACCCTGGCGGCCGTCTGCGACCTGGATGACATGAAACTCATGTCGTGGCGCCAAAATGGGGTGGCGACCTTCACCGACTACCGCGAGCTGCTCGACTCCGGGCTCATCGACGGAGTCGTGATCACACTGCCGAACGACCTGCACGCCGAGGTCGCCTGCGCGGCACTGGCCAAGGGCGTGGCCGTGTGCTGCGAGAAACCGATGGCCGTCACCGTCGAAGAGGCGGCCAGGATGGTGGACGTCGCAAACCGGTCAGAGACAGTGCTTTTCACCGCCTTCCACCGGCGCTACAACCGGCATCTGCTCGACTTGGCCGCGAGGTTGCCCGCCGACCACAGCCGGATCGCCCATGTCGTACATCGATACCAGGAGAACATCGAGGAACACACCGGCGGCGACGCCTGGTACCTCGACCTCGCCCGCTGTGGTGGGGGATGTGTGATCGACAACGGGCCCAACGCCTTGGACGCCGTCCGGTACTTGTTGGGCGACCTGCGGTTGGTGGACGCCACCATCGGGGACGTGCGATCCGGCAACGAGTTCTACGCCGAACTGGATCTGCGTAGCGCCAGCGGGGTCGCGGTCCGGGTGGAACTGGACTGGGCGCTGCCAACCGGTGAGGTCAAAGACATCGAGGTGCACCTGCACGACGGCACCGTGCTCGGCGCGGACCTGCTCGCCGGGTACACAGAGTTCAAATCCTCGCTGGAACACGAGTACAGCGGCATCCTGACCGCGTTCCGAGAGGCCGTCGCCGAGGGCCGGACCTACCGGGACCCAGGGCCGGACGTGGTAGCCCTGGTCGCCCACGCCTACAAGGTAGCCAGGACAAAAGAGACCCGGCAGCGGATGGTCGCCAAGAAGGACTGCTCCGCGGCAATGGTCAAGTTGCTCTTCCACACCCGGGACGACCGGGGCATGAAGCTGTCGCCCTGGGGTTCCCGCTGCGTGTCCGCTGGGGAGATCCACGAGCTAGTCACCACCACGGATCGGCCGGTCCGGGAGGGCGAGCGGGTGGACAACGTCGGATTCTTGGGGTTCGCCGAGTTCCTCCAGGCGACGGTGCTGGAACGCGGGGACGAAGTGTGGTTGGGAGGTGATCAACGACTCGGTAAGATCATCGGTTTTGACGAATGCCATTTCCCCAATCACTACAACGTTCTCATCGAGGTGCCGGCACTGGTCACCGCCGCCGACCTAGACCTGCGGCCAGGTGACGCAATCCATGTCCAAAGGGGTAGCCAATGA
- a CDS encoding B3/B4 domain-containing protein: MIEPIHVAPEVAARFPDVRVLCAATTASPPEEIQAAADQLWATEHERWSGVSRGEIRRHPNVSAYRQFSTRLGIDPDRQAPSIQALIDRGLRNKPLGGWLRINPIVDLLNATAVATMIALGVFDADQVHGPVRLRLTGEREPFHALGAEQAENLEPGRLVLADDERVLSLFSYRDGVQQAVGKETTNVLVLGCLVTGIEEGEVTQAVERAVRGIHGS; this comes from the coding sequence ATGATCGAACCCATCCACGTCGCGCCCGAGGTGGCGGCACGCTTCCCGGATGTCCGGGTGCTGTGCGCCGCCACCACCGCCAGCCCGCCCGAGGAGATCCAGGCGGCGGCCGACCAGCTCTGGGCCACCGAACACGAACGCTGGTCCGGCGTCAGTCGCGGTGAAATCCGCAGGCATCCGAACGTGTCGGCCTACCGTCAGTTCAGCACCCGGCTCGGCATCGACCCGGATCGCCAGGCGCCCTCCATCCAGGCGTTGATCGACCGGGGCCTGCGGAACAAGCCGCTCGGCGGCTGGCTGCGGATCAATCCCATTGTGGACCTACTCAACGCCACCGCGGTGGCCACCATGATCGCCCTGGGGGTCTTCGACGCCGATCAGGTACACGGACCGGTGCGGCTGCGCCTCACCGGCGAGCGAGAGCCGTTCCATGCCCTGGGTGCGGAGCAGGCCGAAAACCTCGAGCCGGGAAGGCTGGTGCTGGCCGATGACGAGCGGGTGTTGTCGCTGTTCAGCTACCGGGACGGGGTGCAACAGGCGGTCGGGAAGGAGACCACCAACGTACTTGTGCTCGGCTGCCTTGTGACGGGCATCGAGGAAGGTGAGGTGACGCAGGCGGTCGAACGTGCGGTTCGGGGCATCCACGGAAGTTAG
- the pdxR gene encoding MocR-like pyridoxine biosynthesis transcription factor PdxR, producing MSVVLTLDVDRRTNLALNEQIRQRIIHLINDGALPPGTKMPSSRQLARDLGVSRSVVVEAYQQLTSEGWLLSRNRSGTTVSQHSANEPRTLVTTATAKAPRTRWNLVPGSADVRSFPRREWMSCMNTVIRRMSDRDMDYPPPAGVPSARAALANYLGRVRLVRTNPEQVMMTAGFAQGLTLVCRLLLRRGIDQIGLEDPGHPGQRLYLENLGMRTVAINVDEQGLNVAALARSGVRAVLVTPAHQFPTGVVLTAERRQALVEWAEHVDGWIIEDDYDGEFWYDHSSRPHSLQCLSPERVVYGGTASKSLAPGLRMGWLAAPKTISGELQVVRETFDLGSGTVEQLAYAEFVQSGLQDKHLRRVRESYRQRWNLIREYLIDGHSDKLPEIQLTGVAAGLHAHLRFPEDLCEEEFLHQAELRGIALHGASRFRLKRADSPPGIVLGYAKESGAWLAEALGVLRHLAISLRRTVPRRETRESGRCP from the coding sequence GTGTCCGTCGTCCTGACTCTGGATGTCGATCGACGCACCAACCTCGCACTGAATGAGCAGATTCGGCAGCGGATCATCCATCTGATCAACGACGGGGCGTTACCGCCGGGCACGAAAATGCCGTCAAGCAGACAGCTCGCCCGGGACCTGGGTGTATCCCGCTCCGTCGTTGTCGAGGCCTACCAGCAGCTCACCTCGGAAGGCTGGCTGCTGTCGCGGAACAGGTCGGGCACGACGGTGTCCCAGCACTCGGCAAACGAGCCGCGGACCCTGGTGACCACAGCCACCGCCAAGGCTCCAAGGACACGCTGGAACCTGGTACCGGGCAGCGCGGATGTCCGCAGCTTCCCGCGCCGGGAGTGGATGAGCTGCATGAACACCGTGATTCGCCGCATGTCCGACAGGGACATGGACTATCCGCCACCCGCCGGGGTGCCGTCGGCCCGGGCGGCTCTGGCGAACTATCTCGGCCGGGTCCGGTTGGTGCGCACCAATCCAGAGCAGGTGATGATGACCGCGGGCTTTGCCCAGGGCCTCACCCTGGTCTGCCGGTTGCTGTTGCGCCGGGGCATCGACCAGATCGGGCTGGAGGACCCAGGACATCCTGGTCAGCGCCTGTACCTGGAGAACCTGGGCATGCGCACGGTGGCGATCAACGTCGACGAGCAGGGCCTGAATGTCGCGGCATTGGCCCGGAGCGGAGTCCGCGCCGTGCTCGTCACACCGGCCCACCAGTTCCCCACCGGTGTGGTGCTAACCGCCGAACGCAGGCAGGCACTGGTGGAGTGGGCCGAGCACGTCGACGGCTGGATCATCGAGGACGACTACGACGGCGAATTCTGGTACGACCACTCCAGCAGGCCGCACAGCCTGCAGTGTCTGTCACCGGAGCGGGTCGTCTACGGCGGCACGGCCAGCAAGTCCCTCGCTCCCGGGCTGCGGATGGGCTGGCTGGCCGCTCCCAAGACAATCTCCGGGGAGCTCCAGGTTGTCCGGGAGACCTTCGACCTGGGCAGCGGAACCGTGGAACAGCTGGCCTACGCCGAATTCGTTCAGTCGGGCTTGCAGGACAAGCACCTGCGGCGCGTCCGTGAATCCTACCGACAGCGCTGGAACCTGATCCGCGAGTACTTGATCGACGGCCACAGCGACAAGCTGCCCGAAATCCAGCTGACCGGGGTCGCCGCCGGACTGCATGCACACCTGCGGTTCCCTGAGGATCTGTGCGAGGAGGAGTTCCTGCACCAAGCGGAGCTGCGGGGGATCGCGCTGCACGGGGCCAGCCGGTTCCGGCTGAAGCGGGCGGACAGCCCGCCCGGCATCGTGCTGGGCTACGCCAAGGAATCAGGTGCCTGGCTGGCGGAGGCCCTCGGCGTGCTGCGCCATCTGGCGATCAGCCTGCGCAGAACCGTGCCGCGGCGAGAAACTCGCGAATCCGGCCGGTGTCCTTGA